Below is a window of Rhodopseudomonas sp. P2A-2r DNA.
ACACGCCGGCGGGAATTTCCGCCGCCTCGTACATCGGGAAGTTCTGTGCGATCGCCTCCGCCGAATCGATGGTGAGAAAGGTCGGCGTGCCGCCATCGCGCGACGACGCAGTGATGGCGTCGTTGGTGATCTTGCTGTTGACCGGGCCTGCCGCCAGGAACGCATCGACCTTCTGATCCTTGACCGCTTCCGCCACTTCGGTGGTGGAGAACTGCACCTTGGTGACCTTGGCGGGATCCACGCCGTACTGTCGGAGAATAATATTGAGCAGGTTGATATTGGCCGGGGTGCGGCCGATCACGCCGATCCGCCGTCCGGACAATTGTGAGATCTTGGTAATCTTCGGCGCAGCTTTCTTGCCCTTTGCCGCCGGCGGCACCCACAGCACCGCGACGTTCTTGCGCAAGGTGGCAACGGCGCGGGCATTCTTCGGCACGTCGAGGTCTCCGCGGATGATGGCGAGATCGACCTTGCCGTCGGCCAGGGCCTTGGCGCTGGCGGTCGCCCCTCGGTCAGGACCGGGCGCAATCGAACGGTATTGTGGTCGCGGGAGAACGCCTGCACCAGCGCCTGCACCACCTTGACGTCGTCGCTGTTGGGCGGGCCGACGGCGATCCGCAACGGCACCGGCTTCATCGCAAAATAATAGGCGCTGGAGATGGCACCGACCAGCGCCAGCGTCCCGGCCAATACGATCAGCGTCATCTTGCGCTTGACCGAACGCGGCGACGGCGGACCGACCGGTGCGATCACCTCGGGACCGTCCGCAATCGATCTCGAAAACAATCGCTTCAGCCTGAAGGTCATTTGGCCATACGGTCGGATTGCGGGGACAGTGTATCGAGCTTAGCAAATCGCACAGACGGCGCGCAGTTCCATCGGCATGATGGTTACCGGCGGCCTTGGTTACCTTTCGCATCCTGCACGGCATTGCTGCCTTATTGTGGCAGGGATCCTTCCGCTGTCACGGGGTGTTAAGGTCAACAGTGAGTGAAGCAGGAGGTCGCGATGGTGGAACGTCTGTCGGCGGAGGCGCGCAAGGCGGCGCTGGCCGGATTGCCGGGCTGGAGCGAGGTGACCGGGCGCGATGCCATTGCCCGGACCTTTACCTTCAAGGATTTCAACGAGGCCTTCGGCTTCATGTCACGTGCCGCACTGGTCGCCGAGAAGGCCGACCATCACCCGGAATGGCGCAATGTTTACAAGGTGGTGGAGGTGGTGCTGTCGACCCACGACGCCGACGGCGTGACCGCGCGCGACGTTGCCCTGGCCACCGCCATGAACGCCATCGCCGCGCAGTCCGGCGTTGCCTGAGCGCCCAATCTTGCGAGGCACGGCCGACATCACCACTTTCCTGACAGCGGCCGGTTACGGTCGAGAGGATCTTGTCGATGGAATTCGAGCATAGCGTGGGCTTCGAGCCGGCCGACCGGCTGGCGCAGGACCATGACAGCGTGCGCAGGCGGTTCTGGATCAAGCTGAAGCGGCTGGCCGTGCGGCTGCCTTTTGTCGAGGATCTGCTGGCTGCGTATTATTGCGCATTCGACCGCCAGACGCCGCGCCATGTCCAGGCAGCGCTGCTGGGCGCCATCGCCTATTTCGTGCTGCCGTTCGATTTCGTGCCGGACATGCTGCCCATTCTCGGCTTCACCGACGACGCCGCGATCCTCGCTACCGCGCTGCGCATGGTCGCCAGCCACATCAGGCCGGAGCATCACGAGGCGGCGCGTGCGGCGATGGCGCGCGGTCTCGACAAGGGCGACGCCGCGGCCTGATTTGTCGCGGCGCGCGGCAGGAACTTCGCGACGTCTGATCCATTGGTGCGATGAGCCGTTTGAGCGATCTCACTCCGGCAATCATCCCATCATGGAGAATTCGATGATCCTTCCCACGGATACCATCGTCGCCGTCGCCGACGGCGAAAAGCTGAATCTGTTCCGCAATACCGGCACCGAAACCGAGATGAGCCTTGTTGCGGCTGCGGATCAGGACGTCGAAGCCGCCGTCGGCGCCGGCGGCACGAACAGCTCGTCGGCCAATCCCGACCAGAGCCGCGTCGAGGAAGACGGCTTCGCCACCGGCATTGTCGCGATGCTGAACCAGCGTGTGCTGGCCGGCAAGTTCAGCAATATCGTGATCATCGCCGCGCCGAAGACGCTGGGCGAGATGCGCAAGCACTATCACAAGAAGCTGGAAGAGGCGTTGGTCGGCGAGATCGCCAAGGACCTCACGGGGCATTCGATCGCCGACATCGAGAAGTCGATCCACGCCGCGTAATAATTCGACCACACACTCGCTTGTCGTCCCCGCGAAAGCGGGGACCCAGTAAACGCTGTCGTCGAGATCCATCGCCAATGCCGGCGATTACTGGGTCGCCCGGTCCCGGCGCGCAATTGCGCGCCAGGCCGGGCGATGACAACGGAGCATTAGGTAGCTGCGGATGATAAGCGGATAGCTACGGCTTCAAGATCACCTTGCCCATGGCCTGCCGTCCCGCCAGCACGTTGAGCGCGTCGGCGGTCTGCGCCAGCGGGAAGGTGCGGTCGACGTGGGATGAGATCTTGCCCTCGGCGGCCCACCTCACCAGCTTTTCCAGATTGGCGCGGTTCTTCGCCGGGTTCTTCTTCACCCACGCGCCCCAGAACACCCCGCGAATGTCGCAACCCTTCAGCAGCGCGAGATTGAGCGGCATCTTGGGAATGTCGCCGGCCGCGAAACCTATCACCAGGAAGCGGCCTTCCCAGGCGATGGCGCGCAAGGCGGCTTCGGC
It encodes the following:
- a CDS encoding host attachment family protein, which produces MILPTDTIVAVADGEKLNLFRNTGTETEMSLVAAADQDVEAAVGAGGTNSSSANPDQSRVEEDGFATGIVAMLNQRVLAGKFSNIVIIAAPKTLGEMRKHYHKKLEEALVGEIAKDLTGHSIADIEKSIHAA
- a CDS encoding YkvA family protein produces the protein MEFEHSVGFEPADRLAQDHDSVRRRFWIKLKRLAVRLPFVEDLLAAYYCAFDRQTPRHVQAALLGAIAYFVLPFDFVPDMLPILGFTDDAAILATALRMVASHIRPEHHEAARAAMARGLDKGDAAA
- a CDS encoding 4a-hydroxytetrahydrobiopterin dehydratase, with translation MVERLSAEARKAALAGLPGWSEVTGRDAIARTFTFKDFNEAFGFMSRAALVAEKADHHPEWRNVYKVVEVVLSTHDADGVTARDVALATAMNAIAAQSGVA